Proteins encoded together in one Kutzneria kofuensis window:
- a CDS encoding CBS domain-containing protein yields the protein MTDNNLSLRQQLLERRGASMALSELLALFDVRVRTYQTVSLIRDTLQEIGLATVPSFATCGLKANLLIVGEEEGVAEAVDEAGDGELAPGALPQQSFKIGDIPAASAGLISVTSSDPLTRATYLMRANNYSQVPVIDGQSDLRGVVTWSSVAARYETGLAPTLANAMVTDSLPVAEVHQELFAQLPLVAEHGYVLVRSNSGVVCGIVTAADIADRFHETALPFFLVGEIEFRLRKCLGELPPERIKAVQPNRPETQTGNIADLMFGDYVKLLDAHQQDRRLRENADGNWQALGWSGVDRTQFVHHLKEVKSTRNMIAHFDSKRLTPERITELRQFSGLLRQLM from the coding sequence ATGACCGACAACAACCTGTCGCTGCGGCAACAACTTCTCGAACGCAGAGGCGCGAGCATGGCGCTGTCAGAGCTTTTGGCGCTGTTCGATGTGCGAGTTCGCACCTACCAGACGGTGTCCTTGATCAGGGACACTTTGCAGGAGATCGGGCTTGCCACCGTTCCGTCCTTCGCGACCTGCGGTCTCAAGGCCAACCTGCTGATCGTCGGCGAAGAAGAGGGGGTTGCGGAGGCGGTCGATGAAGCTGGGGATGGCGAACTCGCGCCGGGTGCGTTGCCTCAGCAGTCGTTCAAGATCGGTGACATACCCGCGGCCAGCGCGGGTCTGATCTCCGTCACCTCCAGCGATCCGCTGACCAGGGCCACCTACCTCATGCGGGCCAACAACTATTCCCAGGTTCCCGTCATCGACGGTCAGTCGGATCTGCGGGGTGTGGTCACATGGAGTTCGGTCGCAGCCCGGTATGAAACGGGTCTGGCGCCCACCCTCGCCAACGCGATGGTGACGGATTCACTCCCGGTCGCCGAGGTGCACCAGGAACTCTTCGCGCAGTTGCCGCTGGTGGCCGAGCATGGCTACGTGCTGGTCCGCAGCAACAGTGGGGTTGTCTGCGGAATTGTGACAGCGGCAGATATTGCGGATCGTTTTCATGAAACCGCGTTGCCTTTCTTTCTTGTTGGTGAGATCGAGTTTCGGCTGCGGAAGTGTCTGGGCGAGCTGCCTCCCGAGCGTATTAAAGCGGTTCAGCCTAACCGGCCAGAAACGCAGACGGGTAACATCGCTGACTTGATGTTCGGTGACTACGTCAAACTTCTTGACGCACACCAACAGGACCGGAGGTTGCGGGAGAATGCCGACGGTAACTGGCAGGCGCTCGGCTGGTCCGGTGTGGACCGGACCCAGTTCGTCCACCACCTGAAGGAGGTGAAGTCGACCCGCAACATGATCGCGCACTTCGACAGCAAGCGGTTGACGCCGGAGCGGATCACCGAGCTGCGGCAGTTCTCCGGGCTGCTCAGGCAGCTCATGTGA